A genomic segment from Spinacia oleracea cultivar Varoflay chromosome 3, BTI_SOV_V1, whole genome shotgun sequence encodes:
- the LOC110795591 gene encoding protein PIN-LIKES 2: MAHQFARLLFESGMKSQREDVLSAIVPLLKLLSLTMIGLVLSRFEMIPRATFKLLSKLVFALFLPCLIFTHLGESITLENFIQWWFIPVNVVVSTLIGCFLGYLVVLVCRPPPEFNRFTIIMTGFGNTGNLPLAIVSSVCHSSDNLFGPDCHRKGVAYVSFAQWVAVILVYTLVYHMMEPPMEYYEIVQEGTEIQEQETDDVSAPLLVEAEWPGIEDKETEHSKTPFIARVFASISSLSSLPDIDPRDGAITRGDTPMSVTCFAAPNKVARKIRVVAEQTPIQHILQPPTIASLLAILIGIVPHLKDLIFGDDVPLSFVTDSLQIVAGATIPAVMLILGGMLAEGPNESMLGLRTTIGIIVARLLVLPLVGIGVISLADKLNILVAGDQMYMFVLFLQYTTPSAILLGAIASLRGYGVREASSLLFWQHILALASLSLYLVIYFKLMSFI; the protein is encoded by the coding sequence ATGGCTCACCAGTTTGCTAGATTGTTGTTTGAAAGTGGTATGAAATCTCAACGTGAAGATGTGTTGAGTGCAATTGTTCCTTTGTTGAAGCTATTAAGTCTGACAATGATAGGATTAGTGCTTTCGCGCTTCGAAATGATTCCAAGAGCCACATTTAAGCTACTTAGCAAGCTTGTATTTGCCCTGTTCTTGCCCTGCTTGATTTTTACACATTTGGGTGAATCGATTACACTTGAAAATTTCATCCAATGGTGGTTTATACCGGTGAATGTGGTGGTTAGTACCCTTATTGGGTGTTTTTTAGGATACTTGGTGGTACTTGTATGTCGTCCACCACCGGAATTTAACAGATTTACAATAATTATGACTGGGTTTGGGAATACAGGCAACCTTCCTCTTGCAATTGTGAGTTCAGTTTGTCATAGTTCGGATAATCTGTTTGGGCCGGATTGTCATCGGAAAGGGGTAGCTTATGTCTCTTTTGCACAATGGGTTGCTGTGATTTTAGTGTACACCCTTGTTTATCATATGATGGAGCCTCCTATGGAGTATTATGAGATTGTCCAAGAAGGTACAGAGATTCAGGAACAGGAAACTGATGATGTCAGTGCACCACTTCTTGTGGAAGCTGAGTGGCCTGGGATTGAAGACAAAGAAACTGAACATTCCAAGACCCCTTTTATAGCAAGGGTTTTTGCTAGCATCTCGAGTCTATCGAGTTTGCCTGATATTGATCCCAGAGATGGAGCAATCACAAGAGGTGATACTCCTATGTCTGTCACATGTTTTGCTGCTCCTAATAAAGTTGCTAGAAAAATCAGAGTTGTTGCTGAGCAGACTCCGATCCAGCACATACTACAACCACCCACCATTGCTTCATTGTTAGCTATACTTATCGGAATAGTACCTCATCTGAAAGACTTAATATTTGGAGATGATGTCCCACTGTCTTTTGTGACTGACAGTCTACAAATTGTGGCGGGTGCTACTATCCCAGCTGTGATGCTTATTCTTGGAGGTATGCTTGCTGAAGGGCCAAATGAGTCTATGCTTGGACTTCGTACAACAATTGGTATCATAGTGGCACGGTTATTGGTTCTTCCTTTGGTTGGAATTGGTGTAATATCATTGGCTGATAAACTCAACATATTAGTTGCAGGTGATCAAATGTATATGTTTGTGCTTTTCTTGCAATATACTACTCCAAGCGCCATCCTACTAGGGGCAATTGCTAGCTTGAGGGGCTATGGCGTTAGAGAGGCTTCATCACTTCTGTTTTGGCAGCACATTTTGGCTCTTGCATCCCTTTCTCTCTATCTTGTAATTTACTTTAAACTGATGTCATTCATTTAG
- the LOC130470421 gene encoding uncharacterized protein isoform X2, producing the protein MAKNRGKSKFVVGSSSERENVPSGRLPKTSRVRPSERPVERRSTGWDASKDDVVGGSSVSERATSGKKAGSSGVRRSYPEFPVHWTEADPQGKYAPILHETTKIDGPLEKSVSGDWLVEAKLGHYHRRAEELYGIQHALGYWCELPDQERPRVTHPPRGFISVYTHHLENGLRFPLDPFISELLVSYNISLAQLTPKSMRHIIGFRWVCDFINFPCSVAVFRDLHDLSFNHASKGDGYGWWTIINKRSRRKGEPNYITAYPYLSSDHNWKTEWLFVRVPTDPKHPHFYRPPKWFVTPDPDMRSVAAPDRNHHHYVDLLQWFLAREDNYKLPSNWLPNLNYILREDILAVAGLSRIFDREYGFSCVDPVVLGISLDLKTIHDSAPDYKFGKENPRNPRLKDYVLSPSGVARISEVRADPWDSASSPEAVPVKVVLPDLRTTSDPDQRKRKSSTLLRPSAHPKKAKADQSSEKEVVSEVMPPPKNLLHFMPLPGQKLKSVVVVEPPPVDQPLAEEDTIPSPLKPSAALGIEIQDITKVMEAIEADLVPGSDVPIVAEQKEEAADVSLEREKSPDKEMVDLTEAHVEVPEAEKEEPEQGLTRKRRHSTLGSTSTSALDRLIHADPCSDVPLKRIPEEVREAMARYARAPVLGENPMAHVGSLVGPEAARENLLRANPQWRVPGAEERNPAMMAQYYLNEAVFWSSFASECSSVEERQLRRYQEAYARDIPVLDQKAGQLMAEMVDLKQLYLQYSREAREAAEQIGAEVGRLTFQVEEDAEKIASFDRERREMAAKFASELEEKDSLLKEMTSKFEAAIKQSQEAEARLQQFIKHREIVQNQADKVPVLQLKIREKDAAIRKLEQERVDLYTADQCREQYWNGILGARRMFAKHMPHFPWNEKVPLWMRAQDHLVECQADRDEAEAERQAALAEARAQKAASEGDTTAGGSSKDAPLGDAPETPKS; encoded by the exons atggcaaagaataggggcaagagcaagttcgtcgttggctcctctagtgagagggagaacgtgccttcgggaaggttgccgaaaacttcgagggttcggccttcggagaggccagtggagaggcgttcgactggttgggatgcttcgaaagatgatgttgttggcgggtctagcgtgtctgaacgcgcaacttctggtaaAAAGGCTGGCTCTTCGGGTGTGCGCCGCTcctaccctgagtttccagttcattggactgaagctgatccgcagggtaagtatgccccgattctgcatgagaccactaagatcgatggtcccttggaaaaatcggtcagtggtgactggttggtggaggcgaagctggggcattaccatcggagggccgaagagttatacggaatccagcacgccttggggtactggtgcgagcttcccgaccaggagcgtcctcgggtgactcatccgccgagggggttcatctctgtgtatactcatcatttggagaacggcctccgctttcctttggatcccttcatatccgagctcctggtgtcgtataacatcagtttggcccagcttacccccaaatctatgaggcacatcatcggatttagatgggtgtgcgattttattaactttccatgctctgttgccgtgtttcgggatctgcacgatctgtctttcaaccacgcttccaagggggatgggtatggttggtggaccattatcaacaaaagatcccgaagaaagggggagccgaactatattacggcctacccttacctcagctctgatcataactggaagacggagtggttgttcgttcgtgtgccgacagatccgaagcatccacatttttaccgccctccgaagtggtttgtgactcctgatcctgatatgcgaagcgtggctgctccggatcggaaccatcaccactacgtggatctcctccagtggtttttggctcgggaggacaactacaaattgccgtccaactggctcccgaacctcaactatattttgcgggaggacattcttgctgttgccggtctcagcaggatttttgacaggg agtacggcttcagctgcgttgatcctgtggtcttgggtatttctttggatctgaagaccattcacgactcggcccctgattataagttcgggaaggagaatcctcgtaatcctcgcttgaaggattacgtgctgtctccgtcgggtgtcgctcggatatctgaagttcgagctgatccgtgggattctgcctcttctcccgaagctgttccagtgaaagtcgtgctccctgatttgaggacaacctcggatccg gatcagcgcaaaaggaagagcagcactcttttgaggccttctgcgcatccgaagaaggcgAAAGCTGATCAGtcttcggagaag gaagtggtttcggaagtcatgcctcctcccaaaaacctccttcacttcatgcccttgcccgggcagaagttgaagagtgtggtggttgtggAACCGCCTCCCGTGGACCAACCGctggctgaggaagataccatcccttctccgctgaagccgtctgctgctttagggatcgagatccaggatataaccaaggtgatggaggcaattgaagccgaccttgttcctggctcggatgtccctattgtggccgagcagaaggaagaagctgctgacgtttctctcgaaagggagaaaagtccggataaggagatggtggatctcaccgaagctcacgtagaggttcccgaagctgagaaggaggaacccgagcagggtctgacgaggaagaggcgtcATTCGACCTTGGGCTCcacttcgacctcggccctggatagactgatccacgctgacccttgctcggatgttccgctgaaacggatccccgaggaggtaagggaagcgatggctcgctatgccagagctccggttttgggggagaaccccatggctcacgtgggatctttggtgggtcccgaagctgcacgggagaatcttcttcgggccaacccgcagtggagggttcctggagctgaggagaggaacccagctatgatggcccaatattatctgaatgag gctgttttctggtcctcgttcgcttccgagtgtagctcggttgaggaaaGGCAGCTGAGGAggtatcaggaggcttatgctcgtgatatccctgtcttggaccagaaggctgggcagctcatggccgagatggtggacctcaagcaactgtaccttcagtacagtcgtgaggctagggaAGCGGCGGAacagatcggggccgaagttgggaGGCTCACTTTCCAagttgaagaggatgctgaaaagatagcttccttcgacagggagaggagagaaatggctgccaagtttgcgagcgaacttgaagaaaaagacagtcttctcaaggagatgacgtctaaatttgaggcggccattaagcagagccaggaagcggaggcgaggcttcagcagtttATCAAGCACCGGGAGATTGTTCAgaatcaagctgacaaggtgcccgttctccagctgaagatccgagagaaagatgctgccattcggaagttggagcaagagagagttgacctctacactgctgatcagtgtagagagcaatactggaatggcatcctgggtgctcggcggatgttcgcgaagcacatgcctcatttcccttggaatgagaaggttccgctctggatgagggcccaggatcacttggtggagtgccaggccgatcgagacgaagctgaagctgaacgccaagctgctcttgcagaggctcgggcccagaaggcggcttccgaaggtgatactactgctgggggttcttcgaaggatgctcctctgggggatgctcctgagactcccaagagctag
- the LOC130470421 gene encoding uncharacterized protein isoform X1, which produces MAKNRGKSKFVVGSSSERENVPSGRLPKTSRVRPSERPVERRSTGWDASKDDVVGGSSVSERATSGKKAGSSGVRRSYPEFPVHWTEADPQGKYAPILHETTKIDGPLEKSVSGDWLVEAKLGHYHRRAEELYGIQHALGYWCELPDQERPRVTHPPRGFISVYTHHLENGLRFPLDPFISELLVSYNISLAQLTPKSMRHIIGFRWVCDFINFPCSVAVFRDLHDLSFNHASKGDGYGWWTIINKRSRRKGEPNYITAYPYLSSDHNWKTEWLFVRVPTDPKHPHFYRPPKWFVTPDPDMRSVAAPDRNHHHYVDLLQWFLAREDNYKLPSNWLPNLNYILREDILAVAGLSRIFDREYGFSCVDPVVLGISLDLKTIHDSAPDYKFGKENPRNPRLKDYVLSPSGVARISEVRADPWDSASSPEAVPVKVVLPDLRTTSDPGPGTDAVPRAVPSVSSPARIDISLSRNRDQRKRKSSTLLRPSAHPKKAKADQSSEKEVVSEVMPPPKNLLHFMPLPGQKLKSVVVVEPPPVDQPLAEEDTIPSPLKPSAALGIEIQDITKVMEAIEADLVPGSDVPIVAEQKEEAADVSLEREKSPDKEMVDLTEAHVEVPEAEKEEPEQGLTRKRRHSTLGSTSTSALDRLIHADPCSDVPLKRIPEEVREAMARYARAPVLGENPMAHVGSLVGPEAARENLLRANPQWRVPGAEERNPAMMAQYYLNEAVFWSSFASECSSVEERQLRRYQEAYARDIPVLDQKAGQLMAEMVDLKQLYLQYSREAREAAEQIGAEVGRLTFQVEEDAEKIASFDRERREMAAKFASELEEKDSLLKEMTSKFEAAIKQSQEAEARLQQFIKHREIVQNQADKVPVLQLKIREKDAAIRKLEQERVDLYTADQCREQYWNGILGARRMFAKHMPHFPWNEKVPLWMRAQDHLVECQADRDEAEAERQAALAEARAQKAASEGDTTAGGSSKDAPLGDAPETPKS; this is translated from the exons atggcaaagaataggggcaagagcaagttcgtcgttggctcctctagtgagagggagaacgtgccttcgggaaggttgccgaaaacttcgagggttcggccttcggagaggccagtggagaggcgttcgactggttgggatgcttcgaaagatgatgttgttggcgggtctagcgtgtctgaacgcgcaacttctggtaaAAAGGCTGGCTCTTCGGGTGTGCGCCGCTcctaccctgagtttccagttcattggactgaagctgatccgcagggtaagtatgccccgattctgcatgagaccactaagatcgatggtcccttggaaaaatcggtcagtggtgactggttggtggaggcgaagctggggcattaccatcggagggccgaagagttatacggaatccagcacgccttggggtactggtgcgagcttcccgaccaggagcgtcctcgggtgactcatccgccgagggggttcatctctgtgtatactcatcatttggagaacggcctccgctttcctttggatcccttcatatccgagctcctggtgtcgtataacatcagtttggcccagcttacccccaaatctatgaggcacatcatcggatttagatgggtgtgcgattttattaactttccatgctctgttgccgtgtttcgggatctgcacgatctgtctttcaaccacgcttccaagggggatgggtatggttggtggaccattatcaacaaaagatcccgaagaaagggggagccgaactatattacggcctacccttacctcagctctgatcataactggaagacggagtggttgttcgttcgtgtgccgacagatccgaagcatccacatttttaccgccctccgaagtggtttgtgactcctgatcctgatatgcgaagcgtggctgctccggatcggaaccatcaccactacgtggatctcctccagtggtttttggctcgggaggacaactacaaattgccgtccaactggctcccgaacctcaactatattttgcgggaggacattcttgctgttgccggtctcagcaggatttttgacaggg agtacggcttcagctgcgttgatcctgtggtcttgggtatttctttggatctgaagaccattcacgactcggcccctgattataagttcgggaaggagaatcctcgtaatcctcgcttgaaggattacgtgctgtctccgtcgggtgtcgctcggatatctgaagttcgagctgatccgtgggattctgcctcttctcccgaagctgttccagtgaaagtcgtgctccctgatttgaggacaacctcggatccg ggtcctgggactgacgctgtgccgcgtgccgttccttcggtttcatctccggctcggatagatatctctttatctaggaaccgg gatcagcgcaaaaggaagagcagcactcttttgaggccttctgcgcatccgaagaaggcgAAAGCTGATCAGtcttcggagaag gaagtggtttcggaagtcatgcctcctcccaaaaacctccttcacttcatgcccttgcccgggcagaagttgaagagtgtggtggttgtggAACCGCCTCCCGTGGACCAACCGctggctgaggaagataccatcccttctccgctgaagccgtctgctgctttagggatcgagatccaggatataaccaaggtgatggaggcaattgaagccgaccttgttcctggctcggatgtccctattgtggccgagcagaaggaagaagctgctgacgtttctctcgaaagggagaaaagtccggataaggagatggtggatctcaccgaagctcacgtagaggttcccgaagctgagaaggaggaacccgagcagggtctgacgaggaagaggcgtcATTCGACCTTGGGCTCcacttcgacctcggccctggatagactgatccacgctgacccttgctcggatgttccgctgaaacggatccccgaggaggtaagggaagcgatggctcgctatgccagagctccggttttgggggagaaccccatggctcacgtgggatctttggtgggtcccgaagctgcacgggagaatcttcttcgggccaacccgcagtggagggttcctggagctgaggagaggaacccagctatgatggcccaatattatctgaatgag gctgttttctggtcctcgttcgcttccgagtgtagctcggttgaggaaaGGCAGCTGAGGAggtatcaggaggcttatgctcgtgatatccctgtcttggaccagaaggctgggcagctcatggccgagatggtggacctcaagcaactgtaccttcagtacagtcgtgaggctagggaAGCGGCGGAacagatcggggccgaagttgggaGGCTCACTTTCCAagttgaagaggatgctgaaaagatagcttccttcgacagggagaggagagaaatggctgccaagtttgcgagcgaacttgaagaaaaagacagtcttctcaaggagatgacgtctaaatttgaggcggccattaagcagagccaggaagcggaggcgaggcttcagcagtttATCAAGCACCGGGAGATTGTTCAgaatcaagctgacaaggtgcccgttctccagctgaagatccgagagaaagatgctgccattcggaagttggagcaagagagagttgacctctacactgctgatcagtgtagagagcaatactggaatggcatcctgggtgctcggcggatgttcgcgaagcacatgcctcatttcccttggaatgagaaggttccgctctggatgagggcccaggatcacttggtggagtgccaggccgatcgagacgaagctgaagctgaacgccaagctgctcttgcagaggctcgggcccagaaggcggcttccgaaggtgatactactgctgggggttcttcgaaggatgctcctctgggggatgctcctgagactcccaagagctag